A window of Halichoerus grypus chromosome 15, mHalGry1.hap1.1, whole genome shotgun sequence genomic DNA:
acgcaaggctcaatctcaagacccaagatcacaacctgagctgaaaccaagagttggatgcttaaccaactgagccccccaggtgcccctcctttgcctatttttaaattgtggtgtctttattattgagttgtaaggggtatttagatattttatttttttaagatttaaaaaaatttgagagagagcgagcgagcacgagtggggggcagaggcagagggagaagcagactccccactgagcagggactctgatgtgggcctccatcccaggaccccaagatcatgacctgagctgaaggcagacgcttaaccaactgagccatccaggcgcccgtttagatattttagataaaaaaCTTCttacatatatgatttgcaaacaatTTCTCCCATTGGTgggttgttttttcactttcttgatagtgtcctttgaagcccaaaagtttttttcttttaaagattttatttttaagcaatctctataccccatatgcagcttgaactcacaaccccaagatggaGAGTCCCACGCTccagggactgagccagccaggtgcccttcaaaagtctttaattttgatgaagttcaattcaTCCACCACTTTTCCTTTGTTGCTTCTgctttctgagcctgttttcgAGCCATAGATGGCCTGGGTTCATCTCTCCATGCGGATTCCAAGTTGAGAAACAGTCACCACTCTATGGACTCTGGATTGGTGACACTCAAATCCTAGTTTACTCaactctgaccttgggcaagttaaacGTTTTgtgcctccgttttctcatctataagatggggatATAATAACGGTGTTGGGCTCCAATATGTAAATCCCTGTAAAGTGCTCAGAACGGTGTCTGGCGCTGGGCAGATGTCTGCTCTAATTACTGCGCTGCTTGCTATAATATTATCACGGCCATGACTTCGTTGCTACCCAAGCATCTCCTATAATATCATGGTCCTCGATGCTGTACTGTTCCCACTTCCAGGGTGAGTGATATGCCGCCCATTGGCCAGATGAGGCCACCGCGGCCCAGGGAACACGCCTGGCTGAGGAGCCCACCATTCCTGGCACCCCTGACGTTGCTGCCCGTCTCTCGTCTCCGCAGGTTCGGGGCGCCCGCCCCCCACTAGGCCAAGTGGAGGGGGTGCCCCCGCCCAATGGGCCTGGCCTGGGCCCTGCGCCGCCTTAGCGGCGCCCTGGAGCCAGGGGAGGGCCGCGCCGGCGATGAGGAGGAGGCCGGGCCGGGGCTGTGCCGCAACGGGTGGGCGCCGTCGCCGGCGGGGCGGCGCCGCGGGCGCTTCGTCAAGAAGGACGGGCACTGCAACGTGCGCTTCGTGAACCTGGGCGGCCAGGGCGCGCGCTACCTGAGCGACCTGTTCACCACGTGCGTGGACGTGCGCTGGCGCTGGATGTGCCTGCTcttctcctgctccttcctcGCCTCCTGGCTGGTCTTCGGCCTGGCCTTCTGGCTCATCGCCTCGCTGCACGGCGACCTggccgccccgccgccgcccgcgccctgCTTCTCGCACGTGGCCAGCTTCCTGGCCGCCTTCCTCTTCGCGCTGGAGACGCAGACGTCCATCGGCTACGGCGTGCGCAGCGTCACCGAGGAGTGCCCGGCCGCCGTGGCCGCCGTGGTGCTGCAGTGCATCGCCGGCTGCGTGCTCGACGCCTTCGTCGTGGGCGCCGTCATGGCCAAGATGGCCAAGCCCAAGAAGCGCAACGAGACGCTCGTGTTCAGCGAGAACGCCGTCGTGGCGCTGCGCGACCACCGCCTCTGCCTCATGTGGCGCGTCGGGAACCTGCGCCGCAGCCACCTGGTCGAGGCCCACGTGCGGGCCCAGCTGCTGCAGGTGCGGGCCGCCGGGCTGCAAGGGCCAGgccggggcgggagggagggaccTGTCGCGGGGGGAATGGTGGGAGATGTAGGCCTGAGGTCGGGGTGTGTGGCTGGCCTGGCCGGTGCGTGGACTACAATTCCCAGCAGTCTCGCGGGCAGGAACCctgtcgccccccccccccccactttgtgGACTGAGGCTCCTTCCTGATCAGTTGTAGGAGATGGAAACCCGAGAGAGAGGTCTGTGACCAGTGCTAACTGGAGACCTTGGCTTGAAACAGATCTTGAGACATAAAGAGGTTCCTGTGGCTTGAGGATGGGCCCCCAGTGGGGTTGTGGGATATCTAGACCTGAGAAGGCCGCGTCTGTCGTGTAAAGGCTCTAAACTACAATTCCCAGAAGCCTCTGTGGGCAGGGAAAGTATTCCGAAGGGATGGTCTGAGCCGATGATGGAGTTTGTGGGTGGTGTAAACCATGGCTCGGGTTTTCAGTTACCAGCCCACACAGCGGTACCGAGAGTGGCCTGTGACTTGAGGCCAGGCCCCTATGAGGTTGTGGGAGATGTAGGCCCAAGGATGGGGTGCAGGTCACATCTGCAGAAGAGCTGTGGAACGCAATTCTCCGTGGCCTCTGGGCACGGGTCCCCGCAGCATTTGCGGGAGACTTCATTCCCCGTGTCAGTGGCCCAGTTGGCCCCACCAGCCTCCTGCTCAGGGGAGTACAGGGCTGGAAAACACCCTTGAATTGTGCCTTACcgcccaaacaaacaaacaaaaaccaaaccagcTACGACCCCCATTGGCGCCCGGGGTAGCAGCTCCCTCTGGTGCCCTGAGGGAGGCGCCCTAGTGTTTCCCTAGGATTGTGCTCAAACTGCCCAAATTCTAGGGCAGTAGCTGTCCTGGCCCAAGTAAAGACACTTAAGAACCCTGGGGTGAGGTTGGACTTTGGTGAGAGGGAGGATGGTGGTGAGAACTACAACTCCCAGCAGCATCTGGGGGCTCCTGGATTCATGAGTGGGAGAGATACTCTCTCTCCCAGAAGTCTGTGGGGCGCTGACATGGTTGGGAGGTTGGGCATGGAACCaatgggggaaggtggggggaaacTACCAATACCTGGCCTGGGGACTGCATtgtcccctcccacacacacatacacacatacactcacacatacagacaagctcacacacacacacacacacacacacacacgcacaatggGACAGAGGGGCTTCTAGTTGGGTTGGGGGATAGATAAGCCAGGGGCTAGCCTGAGGCTGTGGTAGAATACGGAGTGTGGGACCTAGGTTGTCATCCTTATTTATAGCTCAATGGCCatatattgaaaattatttttctgtccctctcctccttctccaatTGCTGCTTGGACATTACTCCTACCTCTGTTGTCTCTTTAACTTCGTCTCTGCTTTGCTGATTTCTGTGACTCGATACCAATATCAttctgcccctctgtcccctctctttttctctcttgcgTTTCTATCCCCAAACTCTTTGAGTCTCTGTCCCTCACTCTTTATCTCTGGTTCTGTCCCCCCCTTTCTCTGGACCTCCATGCTCCTCTCTCTGGGGCTCATTCCCCTCTCTCTGGGTCCATATTCtcaccccaccacccctgcctGTTTCTGCTCTCCCCTTCCTTGGCATCTCCGTTCCTTTATCTCGTCATCTCTGTCTCCATTCATCTCTATGCTCCCTGCCGGCTGTCTTTGGCCCCTCTCCTCTTGCTGCAGCCTCGTGTGACCCCGGAGGGTGAGTACATACCACTGGATCATCAGGATGTGGACGTGGGCTTTGATGGTGGCACCGATCGAATCTTCCTTGTGTCTCCCATCACCATCGTGCACGAGATCGACTCTGCCAGTCCTCTGTATGAACTAGGACGTGCCGAGCTGGCCCGGGCTGACTTTGAGCTGGTGGTCATTCTCGAAGGCATGGTGGAGGCCACGGCCATGACCACACAGTGTCGCTCCTCCTACCTCCCTGGTGAGCTGCTCTGGGGCCATCGTTTTGAGCCGGTCCTCTTCCAGCGTGGCTCCCAGTACGAGGTTGACTATCGCCACTTCCACCGCACTTACGAGGTCCCAGGGACACCGGTCTGCAGCGCCAAGGAGTTGGATGAACAGGCAGAGCGGGCTTCCCACAGCCCCAAATCTAGTTTCCCTGGCTCTCTGGCTGCATTTTGTTATGAGAATGAACTTGCACTGAGCTGCtgccaggaggaagaggaggaagaggaggccaaggagggggatggggtggaggcaGAAGATGGGATTGCCAGCCCCCAAGTACTCACACCAACCCTGGCACTGACCCTGCCCCCGTGATGCCCAGCTGGTGTCTCCCTATTTGTACCCCCTTCCCAGAGATAGCAAGATGGAGAGTTAGGGCCCTCTCCTGGGATGGGGGCAGGTGTTTCCCAAGCCTGACAGACCTGCTGGGTAAATTATTAGCTGGTGAAGTTCTGCCATGCCTAGTGGACCCACCACAGACATACTGGATCTTAATTCCTCTGCGGTCCATGCTCCCTCCCAAGACCCCTTTATCAGCCTGATTCCGGAGTCTCCCCAGAGCTGAGGGATCCAGAATTCTGGACCACCCAAGAGGCAAGGACTGGTGGTTCTAGATTCCTCTAATGTGGCTGGGTTGGTTTGTCGAGCAGGGTCAGGAATCAGTGGTAATATACTGTCTCCAGGGACGGCAACAGAGATTAAGAGTTTGCAGGTCTGGATTGACCTAAGATTCAAGGGACTGTTGCTTCTCGACTCAGCTAACCAAGTagcaaatcatttttttctagaCCATGTAAGGAGGGAGGGTTATGGAATGCCCCAAGAATTCAAGACTATCTTTATTAACCAATGACAAAGATTGTTGACTACAGGTCAAGAAAAGACCCTGTGGTTCCAGAAGACTCAAGAGTTAAGATTCTGTGAATCTAGATTGACCACAGAGGCAAGCACTGGTGGTTCTAGAACACGTTGAAGCTAGAATGTTGAGCTACTGAGGAAATGAAATAGTCATGTTTCTAGAATGCACAAAAAGAAAGAGTGTCTGAGGGTCTGGAAGGGCGACAGTGACAGCTTGGGAGTTCTTGATATTAGATAACTCCAGACCACTGGCTGTAGAACATCAAACCAAAGGGATAATCAATACTTCCTTATGATCcatggggtttgtttttttttttttaagtgccattCTAGAATGTCCAAAGGAATCAGGATTCTGTGGCTCTAGATTGATCACAGAGTCAAGGAAGGAGTGGCGATGCTAGATGGCTGAGATTTGCCGGTTCCAGTTTGCCCAGTGGAGTTGAGAATCTCAATGATTCTTTGTGGTTCTGTAATGCCAAAAGGAATCAAGGCTCCAGGGATCAAGGGTTGTCCATTATTAAAACCTGGAAGGTCTAATCAGCTCCTAGAACTTCGCAGTTCTAGGGAGGTGGACTTGGGACTTGATCGGCAGCATTTCTGGGCTGACCTAGAAAGGGAGGGCCCAGGCAAGACCCTGTGGGTAACAGGGCTGGTTGTTGGGCAAGGGAAGAAGAGGCCCAAGGCTGATGAGTCTACGATGCTCTGGAATCCTACACCTAGCAATGTGTGTCTCTTTCTTAAAGATGTTTCacatatgtgtattatatatatataatataaatacagatatctatctatattttcCTGTGGTTCATACAAAAGGATTAGAAACTGAGCTTGAGCTAATTGGAATAGAGTCCTTTACGAGGATCCAGGAAGCTTTGCTCTAAATCCCAACTCTGCCGCAATTTACTGCGTGGTTTTGGGCAAATCattcccctccttcttccctcaatttccccatctgtaaaaatggggcACTGGAAACTTGAAGTTCTCCAAGGACCTTGCCACTAGGATGATTCCTCACTTCACTGAAGAggacagctgggggtgggggtgagggtccTATAGATTTCCCAGCTCTCCCTGGTGCTGGAACACATGGCCTTCCAGGGGCAACTGGGACGGGAGAGACTCTCGGAGGCCAGCTATGAACTTGGATGTGTGAACAACACGGCAGGCAAGGGGTAGTGTGGGCTGTGGCTAAGGGCCAGaatcccccaccaccaccaccaccactggtCCAGCttagggggcaggggaaggaaaacGTAGCTCTGAATGCCAGCTGAAAGTATGTGTTCAGGGGGAGAATTGTGCCCCAGATTAAATCAGTGGGAGCCCTGGGTGATGTGTCTGTGAGTGTGCTTCTGGGGCATGGTTTGTCACGCCTGTCCTCCAACCCCCGCCATACTGCTGTCTAAGTGCCCAGCAGGCTGGGAGCCAACTGCAGAAGGAACCAGTGTCAGGGAGGAGGACACATTCCCACCTGTGTCCCAGGACTGCGGGCAGGCACTGACATTGCCCATTAGCTTGCCCCAGTGCGGCAACAACCCAGGTCCCTGCATCTggcttccccacctccctttATCCTTCAAAATCCCCACTTAATAACCGGATGGGATTAATTAGCTAGTTCTCCCAGTGCAGGTGTCTGGGGGTAGGGACGGGGATAATGGAAACACATGGAGAAGGATGTTAAGTTGGGGGTGAAGGGACAGGAAGAGGGTTCTGTTTGGAAGGAAAGAGAGTGGGCCAAAGCTGGTACAGCCTAGCTTCCCACTGGGAAGGACAAGGCCTGGGCCGCTCATAAAGGTCAGGGAGGGGATTAAGAGGCTCCGTGTCTAATCTGTCAGCTTAACCAGGTCCTGGCCCTGAGTCTGTCCCccacctgcctggcccagggACGGGAAATGAGGACAAGGCCCAGACACCACCTGAGACCCAGTTAGGGACCCGcccatgacagggatgcccaggTACTCCATCCGGGCCAGCGGCCGGCACTTGCTTTTTCTGCAAGGAATGGAAATCAGAGGCTGGGGCGGAGCGGGGTGGGGAGACTCCGAGAGGAGGGAGGAGTTTAAGAAGAGCGGGGACCTGAAGTGAGGGGAgtcacagaggagggaagggacttTGAGAGCGAGGAAGGAAGGAACCAGAGAGGTGGGAGTTGTTATAGGGGGAGGGGcttgagggagagggggaggggcctgaGAGGCAGAAGGCGCCAGGGAGGCGGAGCCTTCACTATATTTGGCCTTCCCCTAACGTCCCATTCTCCATGACAGACCCCCAATAGCGTAGAAAGAGTAAGTCTTTTGTTTCACCACTCCTTGACTCTCAAGAGGCTGAAGTGGACGGGAAAGTCCTGAGAGGGGTTAAGGAAAGGATCTGGAGATCAGAGGGGCCAGAACCGGAAGGACAGAGGCCAAAAGACGGGCCAAAGCCGTTCCCAGTTGCCTGGCAACCGCTGCGGTCAAAAGCCTGCTTGGCCAGCCAAGGAGGTGTGGCTCCCGGAAACAGCAGACAGTTGTGGCACCGCCCCCTGGCAACGAGACTAACAAAGTACCGCTCCCCAGCAACCTATTACTAGAGGCGGGGCTGGATTGGACTAGCATCCTCCCAGTGCCCTTGCGCAGGCGCAATCCTCTCTGCTCGCGCATTGTCCCACCTCCATCCAACTCCTTTCCGAGCCTTCTCATTGGCGGGCACACCAGCCAAATGTCATCTTTTGTTTCGGAGGCGGGGCCCGGCTCCCTGGCCGACTCCGATTGGCCCCACAGGCCGTCTAGCTCCGACCGGA
This region includes:
- the KCNJ14 gene encoding ATP-sensitive inward rectifier potassium channel 14; translated protein: MGLAWALRRLSGALEPGEGRAGDEEEAGPGLCRNGWAPSPAGRRRGRFVKKDGHCNVRFVNLGGQGARYLSDLFTTCVDVRWRWMCLLFSCSFLASWLVFGLAFWLIASLHGDLAAPPPPAPCFSHVASFLAAFLFALETQTSIGYGVRSVTEECPAAVAAVVLQCIAGCVLDAFVVGAVMAKMAKPKKRNETLVFSENAVVALRDHRLCLMWRVGNLRRSHLVEAHVRAQLLQPRVTPEGEYIPLDHQDVDVGFDGGTDRIFLVSPITIVHEIDSASPLYELGRAELARADFELVVILEGMVEATAMTTQCRSSYLPGELLWGHRFEPVLFQRGSQYEVDYRHFHRTYEVPGTPVCSAKELDEQAERASHSPKSSFPGSLAAFCYENELALSCCQEEEEEEEAKEGDGVEAEDGIASPQVLTPTLALTLPP